The Arachis duranensis cultivar V14167 chromosome 2, aradu.V14167.gnm2.J7QH, whole genome shotgun sequence genome has a window encoding:
- the LOC107475616 gene encoding uncharacterized protein LOC107475616, with translation MEEKCYFSQMDVGVRYETFVIGSDEGLQILLHYRRSFSEVRIPKLLAKLEDGVDSSGASSPNSQSTTVGGASTSMPVVAAAIMIPDPQRVTAVHAGVPPVVLDFEFEAGPDRVENAMQDNDSDDEPVTICGDSDDDIPSSTPTPHGAFGSGTQQYPPHLSSLNLEAIGQHQNEEIGQSFQSKEEVVLSVKDYNIRRGIEYRVMQSDHLKYQGICKEFGNGADASITIKVLQEATQATYGFRPSYNKVWLTKQKAVAQIYSDWEESYSDLPRWILGVTSTMDSSVALLKTSPVRVGDQVDESRGYFHRMFWTFPPCIEAFRHCKPLVSIGGTHLYDKYGGTLLLAISQDENSNILPVAFALVEEKNAKSWFSIHL, from the exons ATGGAGGAAAAGTGTTATTTCTCACAAATGGATG TTGGTGTGAGATATGAGACCTTTGTGATAGGGTCCGATGAAGGCCTGCAGATCTTGCTTCACTACAGGCGTAGTTTTTCGGAGGTGAGAATACCGAAGCTGCTTGCGAAGTTGGAAGATGGTGTCGACAGCTCTGGGGCATCGTCACCGAATTCTCAGTCGACAACGGTGGGTGGTGCCTCGACATCGATGCCTGTGGTAGCAGCGGCAATTATGATTCCTGATCCTCAACGTGTTACGGCTGTTCATGCTGGTGTACCTCCTGTTGTgcttgattttgaatttgaggCCGGACCGGATCGAGTTGAGAATGCGATGCAGGACAATGATTCGGATGACGAGCCGGTCACAATTTGTGGGGACAGTGATGATGATATTCCGAGCAGTACACCTACACCCCATGGAGCTTTCGGTTCTGGCACACAACAGTATCCTCCGCACCTGTCATCGTTGAACTTGGAAGCCATTGGCCAACACCAGAATGAAGAG ATTGGCCAATCGTTCCAGAGTAAGGAGGAAGTTGTGCTGAGTGTAAAAGATTACAACATTCGGCGTGGAATTGAGTACAGAGTTATGCAGTCAGACCATCTGAAATACCAAGGGATATGCAAGGAGTTTGGTAACGG AGCTGATGCGTCAATTACGATTAAGGTGCTGCAAGAGGCAACGCAAGCAACATATGGTTTCAGGCCTAGTTATAACAAGGTGTGGTTGACGAAGCAGAAGGCAGTAGCACAGATCTATAGCGACTGGGAGGAGTCCTATAGTGATCTGCCCCGCTGGATCCTTGGGGTCACATCCACCATGGACAGTTCCGTTGCTCTGCTGAAGACCTCCCCGGTTAGAGTGGGTGATCAGGTTGATGAATCTAGAGGCTACTTTCATCGCATGTTTTGGACATTCCCTCCATGTATTGAGGCATTCCGACACTGTAAGCCGCTTGTCAGTATCGGCGGAACACACCTGTATGACAAGTATGGAGGGACGTTGTTGTTGGCGATTTCTCAAGATGAAAACTCGAATATATTGCCTGTTGCGTTTGCACTTGTGGAGGAGAAAAATGCAAAGTCTTGGTTCAGCATACATCTGTGA
- the LOC110278262 gene encoding uncharacterized protein LOC110278262, whose protein sequence is MGLEKHLVWKRVIKKKCKVEHRRWFQSKHMERQLDYWEEQASYANSTDDSKVKDLIVNGEGWNKGMIEFMFFQEICKEILNTPARTTWFGAECQWTPTVETVSSIENWLVECIRNVRAGGGEEQKKRISKLGFLMWEIWKTRNSKLFQQEEVNHSWTINKAKALEATYWKLSEKQQSQKTEANRSKTNLVKWRPPPQNWLKANVDATLRKDTETGAIAAVIRDSKGRIILGFSGKIQAKSSTVAEAQAIRQALIIVNNLQMGRTLIESDNLKLVQVIKSKTTLAEAMAIIQDIQILM, encoded by the exons ATGGGTTTGGAGAAGCATCTTGTATGGAAGagagttattaagaaaaagTGCAAAGTGGAGCATCGGAGATGGTTCCAAAGTAAACATATGGAAAGACAATTGGATTACTGGGAGGAGCAAGCCTCTTATGCAAACAGCACAGATGACTCGAAAGTAAAGGATCTCATTGTGAATGGGGAAGGGTGGAATAAAGGAATGATCGAGTTTATGTTTTTCCAAGAAATTTGCAAAGAGATTCTAAACACCCCT GCTAGGACAACATGGTTCGGAGCGGAATGTCAATGGACCCCAACAGTTGAGACAGTCAGTTCAATTGAAAATTGGTTAGTGGAATGCATAAGAAATGTGAGAGCAGGAGGTGGAGAGGAGCAGAAGAAGAGAATCAGCAAGTTAGGATTTCTCATGTGGGAGATATGGAAAACGAGAAACAGTAAGCTGTTTCAACAAGAGGAAGTAAACCATAGTTGGACAATCAACAAGGCAAAAGCACTAGAGGCAACATACTGGAAACTATCAGAAAAACAGCAATCACAGAAAACAGAAGCCAATAGGAGCAAAACTAACCTGGTGAAATGGAGACCTCCCCCTCAGAACTGGCTGAAAGCAAATGTTGATGCAACCTTAAGAAAGGATACTGAAACAGGTGCAATAGCTGCGGTTATCAGAGACAGTAAGGGAAGGATTATTTTAGGCTTCTCAGGAAAGATTCAAGCTAAATCTAGTACTGTGGCAGAAGCCCAGGCAATAAGACAAGCATTAATCATAGTGAACAATCTACAAATGGGTAGAACTCTAATAGAATCTGACAACTTAAAGCTCGTTCAAGTAATCAAATCTAAGACAACATTGGCAGAGGCAATGGCCATAATCCAAGACATTCAAATTTTAATGTAG